Below is a window of Halomonas sp. Bachu 37 DNA.
CCCGCGAGACAATGCCCGGTCGATAGCCACGCGCGACGAGCCAGCGCGCCAGCCACGCCACCAGGGGGGACTTGCCGGTTCCACCGAGAGTGATATTACCCACTACCAGCACAGGGACCGGTGCCCGCCACTGGTTCTTGTCGCCTCGGCGGTAGGCGGCTTCCCGCCGCGCCATGGCATAGCGATACAGCGCCGCCAACGGACGCAACAGCTTGAGCCAGCCGCTACCGCGATAGGCGGCTTTCACCCAGTGTTCACTCGGGCTCATGGGCGTCCTGAAACTGCAGTTTATGCAGCGCCGCATAGGCGCCGTCTCGAGCCAGCAATTGCGCGTGGGTACCCTGCTCAACGAGCCGTCCCTGGTCCATCACCACGATTCGATCGGCGCGTTCGATGGTCGAAAGTCGGTGCGCGATGACCAAGGTGGTGCGCCCCTGGCACACCGCCTCGAGCGCCTTCTGGATATAGCGCTCGGATTCGGTATCGAGTGCGGAGGTGGCCTCATCCAGAATCAGAACGGGGGCGTCCTTGAAGATGGCACGGGCGATCGCCAGGCGCTGGCGCTGGCCGCCCGAGAGCATGACGCCGTTCTCTCCCACCGGAGTGGCGTAGCCTTGAGGCAGCTGTTCGATGAATTCATGAGCATAGGCCGCACGCGCCGCGGCCTCGATTGCCGCCGGGTCGGGATTGGATGCGCCGTAAGCGATATTCTCCGCTACCGTGGCGTTGAACAGCGTGACCTGTTGAGAAACCAGGGCGATCTGACGGCGCAAGGGGCCCAGACGGTAGCGCTCCAGCGGCACGTCATCGAGATAGATCTTTCCGTGGCTGGGATGATAGAAGCGCGGCAACAAGCTGACCAGGGTCGACTTGCCACTGCCGGAACGACCGACAATCGCCACCATCTCGCCCGGCTCGACCTCCAGATTGATTCCCTGCAGGACTTCCGGTTGTTCCTCGGCGTAGCGAAAGCCCAGCTCGCTCAAGACGATCTTGCCACGCAGGCGCGACACTTCATGATCGCCGTCATCGCGCTCCGCCGGCACTTCGAGCAGACCGAAAAGCTCCCCCGCCGCGGCGATACCTTTCTGGATTTCGCTGTTTATTTCGGTCAATTGGCGAACGGGCTTGGCCATCAACGCCGCCGCAGTAATAAAGGCCACGAATTCCCCCGGCGTCATTTCGGCAATCAGGCTCGGCGCCATCGCCACCCAAACCAGCAGGGCCAGGGAAAGCGCCACCAGCAGCTGGATCACCGGTGTACTGGTGGCCTTGGTAACCGCCTCTTTCATGCTCTGCCGGCGATTCTCCTCGCTGACCCTGGCAAAGCGCTGCTTCTCGTACTCTTCGGCCCCGTGGGTTCGCACCACCCGATAGCCCGACAAGGCCTCGGAAGCCACATGGGTCACGTCCCCCATGGTGTGCTGGATGCGCCGGGATATGCGCCGGAAACGCTTGCTGGCATAGCTGACCACTCCGGCGATCAACGGCGTGACGGCGAGAAACAGCAGTGTCAGCAGCCAGTTGGTCCACAGCAGATAGGCCAGTAGTCCAATGACAAACAACCCTTCGCGCAGCAGTATGGTAATGGCCTTGGTCGCCGCGCCGGCTACCTGTTCCACGTGGTAGGTCACCCGGGAAACCAGATGCCCACTTGAGTGGTGATCGAAGAACTCACCCGGTAAGTGCAGTAAATGATTGAATACATTACAGCGCAGCGCATGGATGACGTGACGCGCCACCGATGTCATGAAATAAGTGCCGAGAAAAGTGCCCAGGCCACGGGCGGCGAACATGATGACGACGAACAGGGGCAAAAACAGGCGAAAACCAGCATCGGGGTTCTGTATGCCATCGATCAGGCGCTTCATCATTTCCGCCAACGCCGTGCTCGAAGCCGCATAGATGACATAGCCCAGTGTCGCCAAGGCAAAAGCCCGCCAGTGGGGTTTGACGTAGCCCAGCAGGCGTTTGTAGAGCGTCCAACCAGATTCGTGAGTCAACGCAAGCTCCCGCTCGTCAGGGTTCAGTAGGGATTTCGGGGCAGGCTAACCAAGGCCTCTGCCGCCTTTTGCCGAGAGATTCACCGCTGTTGCCGGTGCGATAGATCTCGTGCAGGCGATTCTACCCCATGGCAGCCGCCATCAACACCGCGGGAGGCCATGGAAGACGGAACGCATCGAGCTCACCCGAACGCCATCCCCGCGCCCCAGCTCCACATCGATGGCACCATCATGAGCGGTATTCCAAAGGCAGCTCTGCTCACGGCGAAACCGCCTCACCACGTCGTTGTCGGGATGCTGGAAGGCGTTATCACGACCGGCGCTGAAGATCACGTGGGTGGGCGTCATCTGCTGGACGAATTGCGCTCCCGAACTGCTCCGGCTGCCATGATGGCCCGCCACCAGCACATCGACACCTGGCTCGAGCTGCGCCAGAAAGCGTCTTTCTTCGTCGGTGCCCACGTCTCCGGTGATCAGCAGGCGCTGCTGGCCCACCGAGACTTCCAGCACGCAGGAGCGCGCATTGGCCGGCAGCGTATTCTCCCCCCGAGGCGGCCATACAATGCGATAGGAAACATCATCACGCTTCCAGTTCTGCCCGGCAAAGCAGGGGGTGAACGGCAGACCAACGGTTTCCCCTTGCGGCGCCAGCACGTTCTTGACCTGATGTTCATCCATCGCTGTCACGCCTCCGGCGTGGTCGTTATCGGCATGGCTGATAATGACCGTATCGAAAGACTGCCCGGGTGGCCACAGCCCGCTCAAGGGCATGAAGCCGGAGCCGAAGCGAGGCCCGGTATCGTAAAGCAGGCGATAGTTCGCCGAACGCAGGTCGATCAATTGCCCTTGGCCCACGTCATGGATACGCACCGTAAGCAGGCCCGGCGGTCTCGCGTCGGGCTCGCTCACCAGCAGCAACGCCCCCAGAAGTCCCGTGGTCCCCAGGCGTAATGCACCGGGCAAGCTAGGTAAACCCCAAGCCAACGCCAGCAGGCCCAACCCCAGCGCCAACGGCACAAGCCATTCGCCTGGTGGCTGCCACAAGGGAAACCATTGCACGCCGGCTTCGAGCGCGACGATCAACGGCTCGAGCGCCTGGGCGAATAGCCACCAGCAAAGCGTCCCCAGCCCGGGCACCCACGCCACCAACCAGCCCACAAGCGCCAGCGGCACCAGTATCATGCTCACCCAGGGCACCGCGACCAGATTGATCACCGGGGCTGCCGGAGCGACACGCGAAAACGCCAGCAATACCGCTGCCGCCATCAGCGGAGCCAGTAACAGCTGGGTGCGTGTCAGTCCCCACAGCCAGCCGCGCCACCCTTGGGGCCGTTTTCGTCCCTGCCAGATCACGATCAGCCACGCCACGGCCAGAAACGATAGCCACATGCCCGGGCGCCACACGGCCAGGGGATCGAGCAATACAACGATGGCAAGGGCCAGCCACCACCCCTGCCAGGGACCCGGCGCGTGACGGCCGCTGGCCACCCATAACCCGACCAATGCCATGATCATGGCGCGCAATGCCGGGGGCGACATACCCGACAAGGCGGTATAGCCGATGGCAGCACTTCCCGCCGCCCACCACGGCCACGCTCGCAAGCGCCAATTCAGCGGGGTCACCAGGCGAGCCACGATCCGGCTCAAAAGCAACGCAAACGCGGTGATCAGACCAATATGCAAGCCGGAAATCACCACCAAATGCGTAGTGCCGCTGGCATTGAGCAGCTCCCAATCCTCCGGTTCAAGCCGTTCGCTCGCCCCTAGTGTCAAGGCCGCCAGCCAGCGACGCGCCTGTCCAGAAACAGGTTGTCGATCCAGGTAGTCCAGGGCCATTTGCCGCAAGGAAGGTGACGGCGGAGCCAGGCGAACGGGAGCCGGGGCGGCGCGCACATAGCCTGTGGCCTGGATTCCCTCGCGCCACAACCAGGCCTCATAATCGAAGGTGTCGGGATTGACGAACCCCCGTGGCGGACGCAGGCGCAGCGTCAAACGCCAGCGCTCGCCCACATCCATTTCAATAGACGAATAGAAGCTTACCCGAGCTCGGCGCAATGCATTGCAGTCCGGCCTTGCCGATGGGGCATGACAGGATTTCACTGCAAGCAAGAGCCGCTGGGAGTTGGGCTGCTGATCATGTTCGAGGATCACAGCTTCAACCTGAAGATCTTCGCCGCTCAAGCCCAAGGGCAGAACACCTCCCCGTTGAAGGTGGATGCTCGCCGACGCCAGGACCAAGGCAAGCACCAACAGCAATCGCCAGGGGTGGCGCCATACGGCCGGCAGCAGGATGAGCGCCACGCTCGCTAAAAACAGAAACGGTGAAACCCAATAGACATTGCCTGGCAGGGCGAGGCCTACGCCAAGCAATGCGGCAACCACCACCGGGACAGCCACGCCTGTCTGCACCCCTTCCTCCTATCCCCTTGCGCCTTGGCTGCCTTGGCTGATTTTTTCCGACAATGCTATCCCATGGCGGTGGGTACGCCTTGTATGGATAATGGCATCTATCGAAGCAAGCGAGCACACCGACATGCCGCGCCGGTTTCTGCAGCGCCACATGCCCAAGCCCGATACCTTACGGCGCCAACGTTCGCTGCGCTTGCTGGCCCCATTGATCGCCGATCCGGCATTATGGGTACTGTCGCGACGCAGCGTGGCCAACGCCTTCAGTGTGGGCCTGTTTTGCGCGATGCTGCCCATTCCCTTCCAGATGGGAGCGGCCGCGCTGGGCTCCTGGTTGAGCCGCTGCAATCTGGCGCTCTCGGTAGGACTGGTCTGGATTACCAATCCCTTGACCATGCCATTGATTTTCTATGGCAACTACCGTCTGGGTAGCTGGCTGATCGATACTCCCTTGCGCGAGCCCCCCAGCCGCATCTCCACTCGCTGGATCGCCGAGCAGATGACCGACATCATGCCGGCGCTGATACTCGGCTCCCTGGTGACGGCGGTATGCCTCGCCCTGGTAGCCAACGTCATGATTCGGCTGCTCTGGCGATGGCATGTATCGCGCCACTGGAAACTGCGCCGGCTTAAGCGACGCCAGCGTCGAGAGCGCATCGAATCGGAATTCGATGACTTGAACGGTTAGACGAGCTGAGTCACCAGACGCCCCTCGTCAAGTCGCAGGACACGATCCTGATGCGCTGCCAGGCCGATATCATGCGTCACGATGACAAACGCACAAGCGCTCTCGCTGGCCAGTTCATCCATCATCGCAAGAATATTGGCCGCCGTGGCCTGATCCAGGTTACCGGTCGGTTCATCCATCAGCACCAGGCTCGGGTCGGTCACCAGAGCGCGAGCGATAGCGACACGCTGGCGCTCGCCGCCGGAAAGCTCGCCCGGCTTGTGGCCTGCCCTCGCCTGCATCCCCACCCGTTCCAGCAGAGACATGGCACGGGCCTCGGCATCCTTCTTGCGCTGCCCA
It encodes the following:
- a CDS encoding DNA internalization-related competence protein ComEC/Rec2, with product MQTGVAVPVVVAALLGVGLALPGNVYWVSPFLFLASVALILLPAVWRHPWRLLLVLALVLASASIHLQRGGVLPLGLSGEDLQVEAVILEHDQQPNSQRLLLAVKSCHAPSARPDCNALRRARVSFYSSIEMDVGERWRLTLRLRPPRGFVNPDTFDYEAWLWREGIQATGYVRAAPAPVRLAPPSPSLRQMALDYLDRQPVSGQARRWLAALTLGASERLEPEDWELLNASGTTHLVVISGLHIGLITAFALLLSRIVARLVTPLNWRLRAWPWWAAGSAAIGYTALSGMSPPALRAMIMALVGLWVASGRHAPGPWQGWWLALAIVVLLDPLAVWRPGMWLSFLAVAWLIVIWQGRKRPQGWRGWLWGLTRTQLLLAPLMAAAVLLAFSRVAPAAPVINLVAVPWVSMILVPLALVGWLVAWVPGLGTLCWWLFAQALEPLIVALEAGVQWFPLWQPPGEWLVPLALGLGLLALAWGLPSLPGALRLGTTGLLGALLLVSEPDARPPGLLTVRIHDVGQGQLIDLRSANYRLLYDTGPRFGSGFMPLSGLWPPGQSFDTVIISHADNDHAGGVTAMDEHQVKNVLAPQGETVGLPFTPCFAGQNWKRDDVSYRIVWPPRGENTLPANARSCVLEVSVGQQRLLITGDVGTDEERRFLAQLEPGVDVLVAGHHGSRSSSGAQFVQQMTPTHVIFSAGRDNAFQHPDNDVVRRFRREQSCLWNTAHDGAIDVELGRGDGVRVSSMRSVFHGLPRC
- a CDS encoding DUF2062 domain-containing protein translates to MPRRFLQRHMPKPDTLRRQRSLRLLAPLIADPALWVLSRRSVANAFSVGLFCAMLPIPFQMGAAALGSWLSRCNLALSVGLVWITNPLTMPLIFYGNYRLGSWLIDTPLREPPSRISTRWIAEQMTDIMPALILGSLVTAVCLALVANVMIRLLWRWHVSRHWKLRRLKRRQRRERIESEFDDLNG
- the msbA gene encoding lipid A export permease/ATP-binding protein MsbA — translated: MTHESGWTLYKRLLGYVKPHWRAFALATLGYVIYAASSTALAEMMKRLIDGIQNPDAGFRLFLPLFVVIMFAARGLGTFLGTYFMTSVARHVIHALRCNVFNHLLHLPGEFFDHHSSGHLVSRVTYHVEQVAGAATKAITILLREGLFVIGLLAYLLWTNWLLTLLFLAVTPLIAGVVSYASKRFRRISRRIQHTMGDVTHVASEALSGYRVVRTHGAEEYEKQRFARVSEENRRQSMKEAVTKATSTPVIQLLVALSLALLVWVAMAPSLIAEMTPGEFVAFITAAALMAKPVRQLTEINSEIQKGIAAAGELFGLLEVPAERDDGDHEVSRLRGKIVLSELGFRYAEEQPEVLQGINLEVEPGEMVAIVGRSGSGKSTLVSLLPRFYHPSHGKIYLDDVPLERYRLGPLRRQIALVSQQVTLFNATVAENIAYGASNPDPAAIEAAARAAYAHEFIEQLPQGYATPVGENGVMLSGGQRQRLAIARAIFKDAPVLILDEATSALDTESERYIQKALEAVCQGRTTLVIAHRLSTIERADRIVVMDQGRLVEQGTHAQLLARDGAYAALHKLQFQDAHEPE